One Saccharomyces kudriavzevii IFO 1802 strain IFO1802 genome assembly, chromosome: 7 DNA segment encodes these proteins:
- the HOP2 gene encoding Hop2p (similar to Saccharomyces cerevisiae HOP2 (YGL033W); ancestral locus Anc_4.81), translating to MAPKKKPNDKTVQAKGSEAEQLIEDYLVSQYKPFSVNDIIQNLHNKVTKTTATKALENLVNEKRIVSKSFGKIVIYSCNERETELPSDIDPSDFDFETILQLRNDLIELDRDKSMAKDALDSVTKEPENEELLKIIEKEEDELREIESKLQSLQGDWNPANDEIVKQIMSRDALFQKEITKRSKICKNLIATIKDSVCPKNMNDFLVRTLKKKNHMSFC from the exons ATGGCACCTAAAAAGAAGCCAAATGATAAAACCGTCCAGGCAAAAGGCTCAGAGG CCGAACAATTAATAGAAGACTATTTGGTGTCACAATATAAGCCGTTTTCTGTCAATGACATCATTCAGAATTTACATAACAAGGTGACCAAAACAACCGCTACTAAAGCACTAGAGAACCTCGTCAACGAAAAACGTATAGTATCAAAAAGCTTCGGAAAGATCGTAATTTATTCTTGTAATGAACGGGAGACGGAGCTACCCAGCGATATAGATCCTTCTGATTTTGACTTCGAAACCATATTACAGTTGAGAAATGATCTGATAGAATTAGATAGGGATAAATCGATGGCTAAAGACGCTCTTGACTCTGTTACTAAAGAACCTGAAAACGAGGAACTCttgaaaatcattgaaaaagaggaagacgaGTTGAGAGAGATCGAATCAAAGTTGCAAAGTTTACAAGGCGACTGGAATCCAGCCAACGATGAAATTGTTAAGCAAATAATGTCTAGGGATGCactctttcaaaaagaaatcaccAAGAGGTCAAAGATTTGTAAAAATCTAATAGCAACAATAAAGGATTCAGTGTGcccaaaaaatatgaatgaCTTTCTAGTACgtactttgaaaaaaaaaaatcacatGTCATTTTGTTAA
- the AGA2 gene encoding Aga2p (similar to Saccharomyces cerevisiae AGA2 (YGL032C); ancestral locus Anc_4.83) has protein sequence MQFLNCLPLFALFAPAIAQGVSVSCERIPSATLESTPYSVSTTAILANGKSMQGVFEYYRSVTYVSNCDPALTATKKDSPINTQYVF, from the coding sequence ATGCAATTTCTCAACTGTCTACCATTATTTGCTCTCTTTGCTCCAGCAATTGCACAAGGCGTCAGCGTTTCATGCGAGCGAATCCCCTCGGCTACTTTGGAGTCGACACCATATTCTGTGTCGACGACTGCTATCCTTGCCAATGGGAAATCAATGCAAGGTGTTTTCGAGTATTACAGATCCGTGACGTACGTCAGTAACTGCGATCCTGCTCTTACTGCAACTAAGAAAGACAGTCCTATAAATACACAGTATGTTTTTTGA
- the RPL24A gene encoding 60S ribosomal protein eL24 (similar to Saccharomyces cerevisiae RPL24A (YGL031C) and RPL24B (YGR148C); ancestral locus Anc_4.84): protein MKVEIDSFSGARIYPGRGTLFVRGDSKIFRFQNSKSASLFKQRKNPRRIAWTVLFRKHHKKGITEEVAKKRSRKTVKAQRPITGASLDLIKERRSLKPEVRKANREEKLKADKEKKKADKVARKAEKAKSAGTQGSKFSKQQAKGAFQKVAATSR, encoded by the coding sequence ATGAAGGTTGAAATCGATTCTTTTTCAGGTGCCAGAATCTACCCAGGTAGAGGTACCCTATTTGTCCGTGGTGACTCCAAGATCTTCAGATTCCAAAACTCCAAATCTGCTTCTTTGTTcaagcaaagaaagaaccCAAGAAGAATCGCTTGGACCGTCTTATTCAGAAAGCACCACAAGAAAGGTATCACCGAAGAAGTCGCCAAGAAAAGATCTAGAAAGACCGTCAAGGCTCAAAGACCAATCACTGGTGCTTCTTTGGACTTGATCAAGGAAAGAAGATCTTTGAAGCCAGAAGTTAGAAAGGCTAacagagaagaaaaattgaaggctgacaaggaaaagaagaaggctGACAAAGTTGCTAGAAAGGCTGAAAAGGCTAAGTCCGCTGGTACTCAAGGTTCCAAGTTCTCCAAGCAACAAGCTAAGGGTGCTTTCCAAAAGGTTGCTGCTACTTCTCGTTAA
- the RPL30 gene encoding 60S ribosomal protein eL30 (similar to Saccharomyces cerevisiae RPL30 (YGL030W); ancestral locus Anc_4.85), translating to MAPVKSQESINQKLALVIKSGKYTLGYKSTVKSLRQGKSKLIIIAANTPVLRKSELEYYAMLSKTKVYYFQGGNNELGTAVGKLFRVGVVSILEAGDSDILTTLA from the exons ATG GCCCCAGTTAAATCCCAAGAATCTATCAACCAAAAGTTGGCTTTGGTTATCAAATCTGGTAAGTACACCTTAGGTTACAAATCCACTGTCAAATCTTTGAGACAAGGTAAGTCTAAGTTGATCATCATCGCCGCTAACACTCCAGTTTTGAGAAAGTCCGAATTGGAATATTACGCTATGTTGTCTAAGACCAAGGTCTACTACTTCCAAGGTGGTAACAATGAATTGGGTACTGCTGTCGGTAAGTTATTCAGAGTTGGTGTCGTCTCTATTTTGGAAGCAGGTGACTCTGATATCTTGACCACCTTGGCTTAA
- the CGR1 gene encoding Cgr1p (similar to Saccharomyces cerevisiae CGR1 (YGL029W); ancestral locus Anc_4.88): MATETGVKPKLVKGASVSRKIWKVEKAPLRAKSRVVKNKKLTSWELKKQKRLEDKQFKDKLKGLKDEKEEARQAKITMLKERREKKEESERYERLAARMHAKKVERLRRREKRNKALKER; the protein is encoded by the coding sequence ATGGCGACTGAAACAGGAGTAAAGCCAAAACTTGTAAAAGGTGCTTCAGTTAGTAGGAAGATCTGGAAGGTGGAAAAGGCACCACTGAGAGCCAAGAGTAGAGTTGTTAAGAATAAGAAATTAACCTCATGGGaactaaaaaaacaaaaaagattgGAAGACAAACAATTTAAAGATAAGTTAAAAGGTCTAAAGGATGAGAAGGAGGAAGCTCGTCAAGCTAAAATAACCATGttgaaggaaagaagagaaaagaaggaagaaagtgaaagaTACGAACGTTTGGCGGCTAGAATGCATGCTAAGAAGGTTGAGAGATtgagaagaagagaaaagagaaataagGCATTGAAAGAACGTTGA